One window of Oryza brachyantha chromosome 12, ObraRS2, whole genome shotgun sequence genomic DNA carries:
- the LOC102704108 gene encoding L-type lectin-domain containing receptor kinase SIT2-like, translating to MAKKNTSVALAPSIALIHLAMLLFLVCCTDSSSVADFLFNSFEQASNLSLDGSALVLRSGALQLTDGNNNVMGHAFLDTPVRMVGINKMAVSFSTCFVFDIVATGTGGGYGLAFVVAPSKVLPGASREDYLGILGPSTNGRSSNHVFAIEFDTVLSVQGFNDTNYNHVGVDINSLVSNVSEPAAYYTDDDKKKVAVKLESAQPIQAWVDYDGGAHVLNVTIAPAALSTHKPHRPLISARLDLSTVFRESMYIGFSSATGKLASSHYILAWSFRSEGAAQDIDLSRLPDVPKPRPPARGRSTPRSAIIRIAAPACAGTLFSMAMVMVGVLWLRRKAALAETLEDWEVNHPHRFPYKDLHRATKGFSDSQLIGQGGFGQVYKGVLHGASDVVAIKRISSNAGQGMREFVAEIASLGRVRHRNLVELRGWCKRGQDLLLVYEFMPNGSLDAILFGKGTREREEEEEEAPTTTTTLTWAQRLHILKGVAFGLVYLHEEWEHVVVHRDVKASNVLLGADMGARLGDFGLARLYEHGADPVTTHVVGTIGYMAPEMAVTSRPTTATDVFAFGALLLEVTCGRRPTSAGGGGGTHNLVSWVRHCGFHGQFLRAVDPRLHGSYDEEEVTLVLWLGLMCSHSIPEARPSMRQVCNYLNGDETLQPDDSLLLSSTDHSAQLFGPPISMTWTSCGSMSADSLPSGR from the coding sequence ATGGCCAAGAAGAATACTTCCGTAGCACTAGCTCCATCCATTGCTCTGATCCATCTTGCTATGCTGCTCTTTCTTGTTTGTTGCACAGATTCCTCGTCAGTCGCCGACTTTTTGTTCAACAGTTTTGAACAAGCGTCCAACTTGAGCCTTGATGGCTCGGCGCTTGTTCTCAGAAGTGGAGCCCTCCAACTCACTGACGGCAACAACAACGTCATGGGGCATGCGTTCCTGGACACCCCGGTGCGTATGGTCGGGATCAACAAGATGGCCGTGTCCTTCAGTACATGTTTCGTTTTCGACATTGTTGCCACGGGTACCGGTGGCGGCTATGGCCTGGCTTTCGTGGTAGCGCCGTCCAAGGTGCTACCTGGTGCATCCCGCGAGGACTACCTTGGCATTCTTGGGCCTAGCACCAACGGCAGATCATCTAACCATGTGTTCGCCATTGAGTTCGACACGGTGCTGTCGGTTCAGGGATTCAACGACACGAATTACAACCATGTTGGCGTCGACATAAACAGCCTTGTGTCCAATGTATCCGAGCCAGCTGCATACTACACTGACGACGACAAGAAGAAAGTAGCGGTAAAGCTTGAGAGTGCACAGCCAATTCAGGCATGGGTAGACTATGACGGCGGAGCCCATGTCCTTAATGTCACCATTGCTCCAGCTGCGCTATCGACGCACAAGCCTCACCGGCCTCTCATATCAGCAAGGCTCGATCTGTCAACGGTTTTCAGGGAAAGCATGTATATTGGTTTCTCGTCAGCAACCGGAAAGCTGGCAAGTTCGCATTACATCTTAGCCTGGAGTTTCCGGAGCGAAGGAGCGGCGCAGGACATTGATCTCTCCCGTCTCCCAGATGTCCCAAAACCACGGCCACCTGCTCGTGGTCGGTCGACACCAAGGTCAGCCATCATCAGGATTGCTGCTCCTGCCTGTGCAGGAACACTCTTTTCTATGGCCATGGTGATGGTTGGCGTGTTGTGGCTGCGACGAAAGGCGGCTTTAGCGGAGACACTGGAAGACTGGGAAGTGAACCACCCCCATAGGTTCCCGTACAAGGATTTGCACAGAGCCACGAAGGGATTCAGCGACAGTCAGCTCATTGGCCAGGGCGGTTTCGGGCAGGTGTACAAGGGCGTGCTCCACGGCGCCAGCGACGTGGTGGCCATCAAGCGCATATCCAGCAATGCGGGGCAAGGCATGCGAGAGTTCGTGGCCGAGATTGCGAGCCTCGGGCGCGTGCGTCATCGGAACCTCGTCGAGCTGCGGGGATGGTGCAAGCGTGGCCAAGACCTGCTCCTCGTCTACGAGTTCATGCCAAACGGTAGCCTCGACGCGATCCTGTTCGGCAAGGGGACAAGGGaaagggaagaagaagaagaagaagcaccgacgacgacgacgacgctgaCGTGGGCGCAGCGTCTCCATATCCTCAAAGGTGTGGCCTTTGGGCTAGTCTATTTGCACGAGGAGTGGGAGCATGTGGTGGTGCACCGTGATGTGAAGGCCAGCAACGTGCTGCTCGGGGCGGACATGGGTGCTCGGCTTGGCGACTTCGGCCTCGCACGCCTCTACGAGCACGGCGCCGACCCGGTCACCACGCATGTGGTCGGCACCATCGGCTACATGGCGCCGGAGATGGCCGTCACCAGCCGCCCCACCACGGCCACGGATGTCTTCGCGTTCGGTGCGCTTCTCCTCGAAGTCACATGCGGCCGTCGACCTActagcgccggcggcggtggcggcacaCACAACTTGGTGAGTTGGGTTCGTCACTGTGGTTTCCACGGGCAGTTTCTCCGAGCTGTGGACCCAAGGCTACACGGTTCATACGACGAGGAAGAGGTGACGTTGGTGCTGTGGTTGGGTCTCATGTGCAGCCACTCTATCCCAGAGGCCCGGCCCAGCATGCGACAGGTTTGCAATTATTTGAATGGCGATGAGACCTTGCAGCCGGATGACTCCCTGCTGTTATCCAGCACAGATCATTCGGCTCAATTATTTGGACCACCAATCTCCATGACATGGACATCTTGTGGGTCCATGTCAGCTGACTCACTGCCAAGTGGCcggtaa
- the LOC102707168 gene encoding uncharacterized protein LOC102707168 codes for MIDSSSSQAPGCCSTPMDFLTCLCLLQLLYLASSGVAAQAATLPARALDAMLQDYAYRAFVRPHTGIVYNASVPPNLTGVAVSAVRLRSGSLRRKGFSHFLEFAVPTGIVVEPYVERVVLVYHNLGNWSHYYYPLPGYTYLSPVLGLLVYDAANLSAVGLQELSLVASGSPISISFSNLRSVQPGAPAPRCVWFDLDGVPQFRNLEASNVCSTFRRGHSAIVVNSSEIAPGPLPPGTITPPIPTQGVHSKGSSKGWKIAVGVVGGVIALVLSASLVVCLARYKRDRKLEVMERNAEAGETLRMSQVGRSQAPVALGTRTQPVIESEYVA; via the coding sequence ATGATcgactcttcttcttctcaagCTCCCGGTTGCTGCTCCACTCCCATGGATTTCTTGACCTGCCTCTGTCTCCTGCAGCTGCTGTATCTAGCCTCTTCTGGAgtggcggcgcaggcggccaCGTTGCCGGCGAGGGCCCTGGACGCAATGCTGCAGGACTACGCCTACCGGGCCTTCGTGCGCCCGCACACCGGCATTGTCTACAACGCCTCCGTGCCGCCCAACCTCACCGGCGTCGCCGTCTCGGCCGTCCGCCTGCGCAGCGGCAGCCTACGGAGGAAAGGGTTCTCTCACTTCTTGGAGTTCGCCGTACCCACCGGCATCGTCGTGGAGCCGTACGTCGAGAGGGTGGTGCTCGTCTACCACAATCTTGGCAATTGGTCTCACTACTACTACCCGCTCCCCGGGTACACGTACCTCTCGCCGGTGCTCGGGTTGCTGGTGTACGACGCGGCCAACTTGTCGGCGGTGGGATTGCAGGAGCTCAGCCTTGTCGCCTCCGGGAGCCCGATTTCTATAAGTTTCAGCAATCTCAGATCAGTGCAACCAGGCGCGCCAGCTCCCCGGTGCGTGTGGTTTGATTTGGATGGTGTGCCACAGTTCCGGAACTTAGAGGCAAGCAATGTGTGTTCGACATTTCGCCGTGGCCATTCCGCAATAGTGGTGAACTCCAGCGAGATTGCTCCTGGTCCACTGCCTCCAGGCACCATTACCCCTCCGATACCGACTCAAGGAGTTCATTCTAAGGGCAGCTCGAAGGGGTGGAAGATTGCCGTCGGTGTTGTTGGGGGAGTCATAGCATTGGTGCTGTCGGCGTCACTTGTGGTGTGCTTGGCGAGGTACAAAAGAGATAGGAAATTGGAGGTGATGGAACGGAATGCCGAGGCCGGGGAGACATTGCGTATGTCACAGGTCGGGAGGTCACAAGCGCCTGTGGCATTGGGGACAAGAACACAACCGGTGATTGAGAGTGAGTATGTTGCATAG